One Halarcobacter ebronensis genomic window carries:
- a CDS encoding DUF354 domain-containing protein yields MIWFDLVTPKSVLFFIPIIKEIEKRGRKVLITAREGSGYTEVVELLRLYNMEFVNRGEFGGAGLKNKLHASIERQKSLMEFVTLYNIEKLVCLCSVDANRVAFGLGIPVVNFYDIPLSDWETNFKKALPQARLTLPLSNKVFKPFVVPDEIFLRFSLDSEQIFTYDFIDPLIWLKDFKPDFSYVEKILKPYNLDLSKKLIVIREEEYKSSYVDKKYPILYEALENIKTLTDANIIIIPRYESEYLKNEFPFATILEEKVVIQHLLAYADLFIGGGGTLNTEACFFNTPTISTRSFICHYDKYQIDEGLMCWVSTKDELLKKVIELLSKNKEEKENPFLSMDLNIQKMVDQILK; encoded by the coding sequence ATGATTTGGTTTGATCTTGTGACTCCAAAGTCAGTTTTATTTTTTATCCCTATTATTAAAGAGATTGAAAAAAGGGGTCGAAAAGTTTTAATTACAGCTAGAGAAGGTTCTGGTTATACAGAAGTTGTAGAACTTTTAAGACTATATAATATGGAGTTTGTAAATAGAGGTGAGTTTGGTGGAGCTGGGTTAAAAAATAAACTTCATGCTTCAATTGAAAGACAAAAATCTTTGATGGAGTTTGTTACTTTATACAATATTGAAAAATTAGTTTGTTTATGTTCTGTTGATGCAAACAGAGTTGCTTTTGGTCTTGGTATACCAGTTGTTAATTTCTATGATATTCCTTTATCTGATTGGGAAACAAACTTTAAAAAAGCTTTACCTCAAGCAAGATTAACTCTTCCTCTCTCTAATAAAGTATTTAAACCTTTTGTTGTTCCTGATGAGATATTTTTACGATTTTCTTTAGATTCAGAGCAAATATTTACTTATGATTTTATTGACCCATTAATTTGGTTAAAAGATTTTAAACCAGATTTTTCTTATGTAGAAAAGATTCTAAAACCATATAACCTTGATTTATCAAAAAAATTGATTGTTATAAGAGAAGAAGAGTATAAATCTTCATATGTTGATAAAAAATATCCTATTCTTTATGAAGCCTTGGAAAATATAAAAACATTGACAGATGCAAATATTATAATAATTCCAAGGTATGAAAGTGAATACTTAAAAAATGAATTTCCTTTTGCCACTATTTTAGAGGAAAAAGTGGTTATTCAACATCTTTTGGCATATGCCGATTTATTTATTGGTGGTGGTGGTACACTTAATACAGAAGCCTGTTTTTTTAATACTCCAACAATATCAACAAGAAGTTTTATTTGTCATTATGATAAATATCAGATTGACGAAGGATTAATGTGTTGGGTTTCAACAAAAGATGAACTACTAAAAAAAGTTATAGAACTTTTGAGTAAGAATAAAGAAGAAAAAGAAAATCCTTTTTTATCTATGGATTTAAATATTCAAAAAATGGTAGATCAAATATTAAAGTAG
- a CDS encoding 6-hydroxymethylpterin diphosphokinase MptE-like protein — protein sequence MSLEKAQEQLQEILVKTFFSNLELLKKFDNELYCRVNGLSQAIETEVYKERYFLEFIQEANEFDIYDSHTKEYLYKRKPKQFNRRLFNSVNLDKKSYFSSLLREPYDLNNSYQEVNFDYESYEELEPMIYNDMKEFTDILKDDTTKEKVFNRIEKFVFVGTLLGRHLIDIHRKIMAKSYFICENNLEIFRLSLFVINYADVFNGTKIRFSIMDDENSFIKKYQLFLEDNSDENYYIKYSTTNYNVSEMMNKIISTMYKINPMTFDYTRSLYNLVKLTSQRVNSDNILVANKKEKGFDFSNSNPVLFVAAGPSLQDNILWLKKYQDRFIIVAIGASYKLLLQNGITPDIISSVEPSFWELEKHHFTKENIENLQNTIFLFSIITPKQLTNTINPENVFYFEINNSFKSNSTIYKGYSVGELTVSLLLDMGVKELYMLGTDLAINKKTGETHFSNYKDLVKKEVQNINITKSLETTKTSYKDDLIPVTGNFEKEVLTTRIFISSIFAYMQTFEDFKKENQKVINLSNHGAYLQGSEAKKVEDIEINTFNKINKKDIKQILLENLNKISENKLTVGELAIVKKEIEYFSELIKCLENEKKHKIDNFNQLKQLLEATNQNIKKIGYATLLNFVYEEYSKLANIYICYCFNNKKIKNEQKKIMEVKKVWLNQVIRLTKQYIEYLEDILKSKGTF from the coding sequence ATGTCATTAGAAAAAGCCCAAGAGCAATTACAGGAAATATTAGTAAAAACATTTTTTTCAAATTTAGAGTTATTAAAAAAATTTGATAATGAACTATACTGTAGAGTAAATGGACTTTCTCAAGCTATAGAAACTGAAGTATATAAAGAGAGATACTTCCTGGAGTTTATCCAAGAAGCTAATGAATTTGATATTTATGATTCTCATACAAAAGAGTATCTTTACAAAAGAAAGCCAAAACAATTTAATCGAAGGTTATTTAATAGTGTAAATTTAGATAAAAAAAGTTATTTTTCTTCCCTCTTACGAGAACCTTATGACTTAAATAATAGTTATCAAGAAGTGAATTTTGATTATGAATCATATGAAGAGTTAGAACCAATGATTTATAATGATATGAAAGAGTTTACTGATATATTAAAAGATGATACTACAAAGGAAAAAGTTTTTAATAGAATTGAAAAATTTGTTTTTGTAGGGACTTTACTTGGACGTCACCTTATTGATATTCATAGAAAAATAATGGCAAAGAGTTATTTTATATGTGAAAATAATTTAGAAATTTTTAGACTTTCTCTTTTTGTAATCAATTATGCTGATGTTTTCAATGGAACTAAGATTAGATTTTCAATTATGGACGATGAAAATAGTTTCATCAAAAAATATCAACTATTTTTGGAAGATAATTCAGATGAAAATTATTATATAAAATATTCCACTACAAATTATAATGTGTCGGAAATGATGAATAAGATTATTTCTACAATGTACAAAATAAATCCCATGACTTTTGATTATACTAGAAGTTTATATAACCTTGTAAAATTGACATCACAAAGGGTTAATAGTGATAATATATTAGTTGCAAATAAAAAGGAAAAAGGATTTGATTTTTCAAATAGTAATCCTGTTCTTTTTGTTGCAGCAGGTCCATCTTTACAAGATAATATACTGTGGCTTAAAAAATATCAAGATAGGTTTATAATTGTTGCAATTGGAGCTTCTTATAAACTACTTTTACAAAATGGAATCACTCCAGATATTATAAGTTCGGTTGAACCAAGTTTTTGGGAATTAGAAAAGCATCATTTTACTAAAGAAAATATAGAAAATTTACAAAATACAATTTTTTTATTTTCTATTATAACGCCTAAACAACTGACCAATACTATTAATCCAGAAAATGTCTTTTATTTTGAGATAAATAACTCTTTTAAAAGTAATTCAACAATATATAAAGGGTATAGTGTAGGAGAATTAACTGTTTCTTTACTATTAGATATGGGAGTAAAAGAGCTTTATATGTTAGGAACAGATTTAGCAATAAATAAAAAAACAGGGGAAACGCATTTCTCAAATTATAAAGATTTAGTAAAAAAAGAGGTCCAAAATATTAATATAACTAAATCTTTAGAGACAACTAAAACTTCATATAAAGATGATTTAATTCCTGTAACAGGAAATTTTGAAAAGGAAGTCTTAACTACAAGAATATTTATTAGTTCAATATTTGCATATATGCAAACTTTTGAAGATTTTAAGAAAGAAAATCAAAAAGTAATTAACCTTTCAAATCATGGTGCATATTTACAAGGTTCAGAAGCAAAAAAAGTAGAAGATATAGAAATAAACACTTTTAATAAAATAAATAAGAAAGATATAAAACAAATATTATTAGAAAATTTAAATAAAATTAGTGAAAACAAATTGACAGTAGGAGAGTTAGCAATAGTCAAAAAGGAGATAGAGTATTTTTCAGAATTGATAAAATGTTTAGAAAATGAAAAAAAACATAAAATAGACAATTTTAATCAATTAAAACAATTGTTAGAGGCTACAAATCAAAATATAAAAAAAATAGGATATGCTACATTGTTAAATTTTGTGTATGAAGAGTATTCAAAACTAGCGAATATTTATATTTGTTACTGTTTTAACAATAAAAAAATTAAAAATGAACAAAAAAAAATAATGGAAGTAAAAAAAGTTTGGTTGAATCAAGTAATAAGATTGACGAAACAGTATATTGAATATTTAGAAGATATCTTAAAAAGCAAGGGGACTTTCTAA
- a CDS encoding O-methyltransferase has translation MINLTKEDYEIFESIEKIREEIKKKYIPIKVIDYGAGNPENERSAHTMYKGVEKITNTFEQCSIGLKEKWAEIIYSLVKENMPKKVLELGTCCGFSSIYMAKGCSSSLIYTIEGDKNVAKIASKNIKAASCSNIKQFVGRFQDILDDVLNEIKEIDMAFIDGHHDKKATLNYFEKIKPFLSEKSIVIFDDISWSKGMIEAWEIIKNDSMVKEYKDLKKLGICYFY, from the coding sequence ATGATAAATTTGACAAAAGAAGATTATGAAATCTTTGAAAGTATTGAAAAAATTAGAGAAGAGATTAAAAAAAAGTATATTCCTATTAAAGTTATAGATTATGGAGCGGGAAATCCTGAAAATGAAAGAAGTGCACATACGATGTATAAGGGTGTAGAAAAAATAACAAATACTTTTGAACAGTGTTCAATTGGGCTAAAAGAAAAATGGGCTGAAATAATTTATTCCTTAGTAAAAGAAAATATGCCCAAGAAAGTTTTAGAACTAGGAACATGTTGTGGTTTTTCTAGTATATATATGGCAAAAGGATGTAGTAGTTCTTTAATATATACAATAGAGGGTGATAAAAATGTAGCTAAAATTGCTAGTAAAAATATAAAAGCCGCATCTTGTAGTAATATAAAACAATTTGTAGGAAGATTTCAAGATATATTGGATGATGTTTTAAATGAAATTAAAGAAATTGATATGGCTTTCATTGATGGTCACCACGATAAAAAGGCAACACTAAATTATTTTGAAAAGATTAAACCTTTTTTATCTGAAAAATCAATTGTTATTTTTGATGATATTTCTTGGTCAAAGGGAATGATTGAAGCATGGGAAATTATAAAAAATGATTCTATGGTAAAAGAATATAAAGATTTAAAGAAATTAGGTATTTGTTATTTCTACTAA